The Vitis vinifera cultivar Pinot Noir 40024 chromosome 12, ASM3070453v1 genome has a segment encoding these proteins:
- the LOC100254000 gene encoding ATP-dependent Clp protease proteolytic subunit 4, chloroplastic — protein sequence MGLLSVSSPLPSLGFPNLRTTSFPKPSSFSLRPLISASLSSSPSLKALNTKTLDSVLALPLAHGSQTPGMGARGAEADAMGLLLKERIVFLGNNVDDFVADAIISQLLLLDAQDPTKDIRLFINSPGGSLSATMAIYDIVQLVRADVSTVALGISASTASIILGGGTKGKRFAMPNTRIMIHQPLGGASGQAIDVEIQAQEIMHNKSNVTKIIAGFSGRSFEQVEKDIDRDRYMSPIEAVEYGIIDAVIDRDSIIPLVPVPEKVKSRLNYEEISKDPRKFLTPDIPDDEIY from the exons atgggCCTGCTCTCAGTTTCTTCTCCACTTCCCTCCCTAGGGTTTCCCAATCTCCGCACCACCTCTTTCCCCAAGCCCTCTTCCTTCTCCCTGCGCCCCCTTATCTCCGCCTCACTCTCCTCCTCTCCATCTCTCAAGGCCCTCAATACCAAAACCCTAGATTCAGTTTTAGCCCTTCCACTAGCCCATGGCTCTCAGACGCCGGGCATGGGCGCCAGAGGGGCGGAGGCGGACGCTATGGGCCTGCTTCTGAAGGAGAGGATCGTCTTCCTTGGGAACAACGTGGACGACTTTGTGGCCGATGCCATAATCAGTCAGTTGCTGTTGTTGGACGCTCAGGACCCCACCAAGGACATCAGGCTCTTCATCAACTCCCCTGGTGGCTCCCTCAG TGCTACAATGGCTATTTATGACATTGTACAGCTGGTTAGGGCAGATGTTTCCACAGTTGCACTTGGCATTTCTGCATCAACAGCTTCCATAATCCTGGGTGGTGGTACCAAAGGCAAGCGTTTTGCAATGCCCAACACACGGATAATGATTCATCAACCTCTTGGAGGTGCTAGTGGCCAAGCAATAGATGTGGAAATTCAAGCCCAGGAAATTATGCATAATAAAAGTAATGTCACAAAAATTATCGCAGGTTTTAGTGGTCGCTCATTTGAACAAGTCGAGAAAGATATTGATAGGGATCGTTACATGTCTCCAATTGAAGCAGTTGAATATGGAATAATTGATGCTGTTATAGATAGAGATAGCATTATTCCACTTGTGCCTGTGCCAGAAAAGGTGAAGTCAAGACTGAATTATGAGGAAATCAGTAAGGATCCAAGGAAATTCTTGACACCAGATATCCCTGATGATGAGATATACTAG